One genomic segment of Candidatus Berkiella aquae includes these proteins:
- a CDS encoding DUF1254 domain-containing protein — MFKPLGVCLLGLSISAVSVFAKESENLTEEQALKLGTEVYIYGYPLVTMDMTRKVMTNVESVEAMKAPMGQFVNAREYPNASFRDVTAPNADTLYSSAWVDVTEEPYILHVPEMKGRYYLMPMLTGWTDVFADPGTRTTGDKAQDFAIVGPHWKGTLPKGVKELKSATNMVWILGRTYCTGTPEDYKAVHQIQDEYKLMPLSAYGKPYTPPKGKVVPSINMKIAVRDQVDAMTANAYFNKLAELMKDNPAKKQDAAMVAKMAKLGITPGTPYDFSKQTPEIKKGLEQSIKAAQKEISAHEAKAGVLKNGWLFSTKTGDYGTDYLQRAYVTLVGLGANLPQDAIYPLTTVDNKGEPLNGAHRYTIHFAKGHLPPVKGFWSLTMYNDQYFFVENPLNRYTVSPRNDLKQNNDGSIDLYIQHESPGKEKESNWLPAPKDKFILMFRFYWPEESIIKGTWSPPEVTKVN; from the coding sequence ATGTTTAAACCTTTAGGTGTATGTCTGTTAGGGCTGTCAATTTCAGCGGTATCAGTTTTTGCGAAGGAATCAGAAAATCTCACCGAAGAACAAGCTTTAAAATTAGGAACTGAAGTTTATATTTATGGTTATCCTTTGGTGACGATGGATATGACTCGTAAAGTAATGACCAATGTAGAGTCGGTTGAAGCAATGAAAGCTCCCATGGGGCAATTCGTGAACGCAAGAGAATATCCTAATGCTTCTTTTCGTGATGTGACTGCACCAAATGCGGATACCCTGTATTCCTCAGCATGGGTCGATGTCACAGAAGAGCCTTATATTTTGCATGTACCTGAAATGAAAGGGCGTTATTATTTAATGCCAATGTTAACGGGATGGACAGATGTCTTTGCCGATCCGGGTACACGTACAACAGGTGATAAGGCACAAGATTTTGCCATTGTTGGCCCCCATTGGAAAGGCACTTTACCTAAAGGCGTGAAGGAACTTAAATCAGCAACGAATATGGTATGGATCTTAGGTAGAACTTATTGCACTGGTACACCTGAAGATTACAAAGCCGTACATCAGATCCAAGATGAATATAAACTCATGCCATTGAGTGCTTATGGTAAACCTTACACACCTCCTAAAGGCAAGGTTGTCCCCAGCATTAATATGAAAATAGCGGTTCGCGATCAAGTCGATGCCATGACGGCCAATGCATATTTCAATAAGCTGGCAGAACTGATGAAGGATAATCCAGCCAAAAAACAAGATGCTGCAATGGTGGCGAAAATGGCAAAACTCGGTATTACACCGGGAACACCTTATGATTTTAGTAAACAAACTCCTGAAATTAAAAAAGGGTTAGAGCAATCTATTAAAGCAGCGCAAAAAGAGATCTCAGCACATGAAGCAAAAGCGGGTGTATTAAAAAATGGCTGGCTGTTCTCTACTAAAACTGGGGATTATGGTACAGACTATTTGCAACGCGCTTATGTGACCCTCGTAGGACTTGGTGCTAACTTACCCCAAGATGCTATTTATCCTCTAACGACGGTTGATAATAAAGGTGAGCCATTAAATGGCGCACATCGTTACACTATCCATTTTGCAAAAGGGCATCTGCCTCCAGTGAAAGGATTTTGGTCATTGACCATGTATAATGATCAGTATTTCTTTGTAGAGAACCCTCTTAATCGTTATACCGTGAGCCCTCGCAATGATCTTAAGCAAAATAACGATGGTTCTATTGATCTTTATATTCAGCATGAATCACCCGGTAAAGAAAAAGAATCTAATTGGTTACCGGCTCCAAAAGATAAATTTATTTTAATGTTTCGCTTTTACTGGCCAGAAGAAAGTATCATAAAAGGTACTTGGAGCCCACCTGAAGTAACTAAAGTGAATTAG